A single window of Gemmatimonadota bacterium DNA harbors:
- the trxB gene encoding thioredoxin-disulfide reductase: MNREQVVIVGSGPAGLTAAIYTARANLSPVVIEGSQAGGQLTTTTDVENFPGFPEGVQGPELMAAFRAQAERFGTRFHRGNVTSVDLSGSPFTLRFDDGEIAADALIVATGARARMLGLANERALIGRGVSTCATCDGFFYRGEEIAVVGGGDSALEEANFLTRFASTVHVIHRRDEFRASRIMSDRTLANDKVRIHWDSVPTDVLAGEDGLVRAVALKNVKSGEQSELPVKGLFIAIGHLPNTTIFEGGLDLDDNGYIQLHNGPCGTSVDGVFAAGDVADHTFRQAITASGSGCQAAISTERWLEARAG, encoded by the coding sequence ATGAATCGGGAACAGGTTGTCATCGTCGGATCGGGCCCTGCGGGCCTGACAGCGGCCATCTACACGGCACGCGCGAATCTGTCACCCGTCGTCATCGAGGGATCGCAGGCCGGTGGTCAGCTCACGACGACGACGGATGTAGAGAACTTCCCGGGGTTCCCGGAGGGAGTGCAGGGGCCGGAACTCATGGCGGCGTTTCGTGCTCAGGCGGAGCGGTTCGGCACCAGGTTTCATCGGGGGAATGTCACCTCGGTGGATCTGTCGGGGTCGCCGTTCACACTGCGCTTCGACGACGGAGAGATTGCGGCCGATGCGCTGATCGTCGCCACCGGAGCCCGAGCCCGGATGCTGGGTCTGGCGAATGAACGCGCGCTCATCGGACGCGGCGTCTCCACTTGCGCCACCTGCGACGGGTTCTTCTATCGCGGAGAAGAGATTGCGGTGGTCGGCGGGGGAGACTCCGCGCTGGAAGAGGCGAACTTCCTGACGCGGTTCGCCTCTACCGTTCATGTCATTCACCGGCGGGACGAGTTCCGCGCGTCGCGCATCATGAGCGATAGAACTCTCGCGAACGACAAGGTCCGCATTCACTGGGACAGCGTGCCGACGGATGTTCTGGCGGGTGAAGACGGATTGGTGCGCGCGGTGGCCTTGAAGAATGTGAAGAGCGGGGAACAGTCGGAACTTCCCGTCAAGGGGCTGTTCATTGCCATCGGGCACCTGCCCAACACGACGATCTTCGAGGGCGGTCTGGACCTGGACGACAACGGGTACATTCAGCTGCACAACGGTCCCTGCGGCACGAGCGTGGACGGCGTGTTCGCCGCGGGAGATGTCGCGGACCACACATTCCGCCAGGCGATCACCGCCTCTGGAAGCGGTTGTCAGGCGGCCATCTCCACCGAGCGCTGGCTCGAAGCCCGGGCCGGGTAG
- a CDS encoding PHP domain-containing protein: MGIADLHIHSNQSDGDWPPEKVVSAAAHAGLKAIALTDHDSVAGVPRAMACGRDCGVEVLSGIEISTLEGEVDVHILGYGFDPAHPEIAELQKRLRTVRLRRAEEIVERLGELGVPVSLDAVLEYAGEGGVGRPHLARALVESGWVYTYREAFDRYLGDGRPACIPKDSPAPVDAIAMVHRAGGAAVSAHPGVYGPPEWLDFLVEAGLDGVEVRHSLHDEDAERAFAEYAAENDLVMTGGSDFHGPRGAHSTVGAVTVPQEWLDALKERIRRWRSDAGEAETSPKAQTK; the protein is encoded by the coding sequence ATGGGCATTGCGGACCTGCACATTCACTCCAACCAGTCGGATGGCGACTGGCCGCCGGAGAAGGTAGTCAGCGCGGCGGCCCATGCGGGGCTCAAGGCGATCGCGCTCACCGACCACGACTCGGTGGCGGGTGTCCCCCGGGCCATGGCTTGCGGGAGGGACTGCGGTGTGGAAGTGCTCTCGGGCATCGAGATCTCCACGCTGGAGGGAGAGGTCGATGTTCATATTCTGGGATACGGGTTCGACCCCGCGCACCCGGAGATCGCGGAACTCCAGAAGCGCTTGCGCACCGTGCGCCTTCGGCGTGCGGAAGAGATCGTCGAGCGTCTGGGGGAGCTTGGCGTTCCGGTGAGCCTGGACGCGGTGCTGGAGTATGCCGGAGAAGGCGGCGTCGGCCGGCCTCATCTCGCGCGTGCGCTGGTGGAGTCGGGCTGGGTGTACACCTACCGCGAGGCGTTCGACCGCTATCTGGGCGACGGCCGCCCGGCCTGCATTCCGAAGGACTCCCCGGCTCCCGTAGACGCCATCGCCATGGTGCATCGGGCGGGGGGGGCGGCGGTTTCGGCGCATCCGGGTGTGTATGGTCCCCCGGAGTGGCTGGACTTCCTGGTGGAGGCGGGCCTCGACGGCGTGGAGGTGCGCCACTCGCTCCATGATGAAGACGCGGAGCGCGCGTTTGCCGAGTACGCGGCGGAGAACGACCTGGTGATGACCGGCGGCAGCGACTTCCACGGCCCGCGCGGCGCCCACTCGACGGTGGGGGCGGTCACGGTCCCGCAGGAGTGGCTGGACGCGTTGAAGGAGCGGATCCGACGCTGGCGTTCAGACGCCGGCGAGGCAGAAACCTCCCCGAAAGCACAGACGAAGTGA
- the queG gene encoding tRNA epoxyqueuosine(34) reductase QueG, with the protein MKRDERRDAVAREAEALGFARAGFAPAEPCRDRDRLEAWLADGFHAEMQWIARRVDRRTDPTVLLPGAKTVISLLTRYLPPPGAGAASPVGRVSRYARGRDYHNVIARRMKKLARAVKAADPESVTRALVDSGPVLEKEWAERAGLGWIGKHTNLVTESEGSWFFVSELVTTADLAPSGPGHDNRCERCIACIRACPTGAIVAPYRVDARRCISYLTIELRGAIPRELRPLVGDWIFGCDLCQEVCPWNRFAVETSDPAFAAGDRRFPEDIAGLLSLAEEEFRRRFSGSPIRRAGRDGLLRNACVALGNLGDASTLPALERALRDRAALVRAHAAWAIGRIGGTGCRILAEASESEEDAEVRREITFAIGECRGEAVAPPPPAE; encoded by the coding sequence ATGAAACGAGATGAGAGGCGGGACGCCGTGGCCCGCGAGGCCGAAGCGCTGGGGTTTGCGCGCGCCGGGTTCGCGCCGGCGGAGCCGTGCCGGGATCGCGACCGGCTGGAGGCATGGCTGGCGGACGGGTTCCACGCCGAAATGCAGTGGATCGCCCGGCGAGTGGACCGGCGCACTGACCCCACGGTGCTCCTTCCCGGCGCGAAGACGGTGATCTCGCTCCTGACGCGCTACCTGCCGCCACCCGGGGCAGGCGCGGCGTCTCCTGTCGGGCGGGTGTCCCGATACGCCCGCGGCCGCGACTACCACAATGTGATCGCGCGGCGCATGAAGAAGCTCGCACGCGCGGTGAAGGCGGCGGACCCCGAATCCGTCACGCGGGCGCTGGTGGACTCAGGGCCAGTGCTGGAGAAGGAGTGGGCGGAGCGGGCGGGACTGGGCTGGATCGGCAAGCACACGAATCTGGTCACCGAGAGTGAGGGGTCGTGGTTCTTCGTGTCGGAACTGGTGACCACGGCGGACCTCGCCCCCTCCGGACCCGGGCACGACAACCGGTGCGAACGCTGTATCGCGTGCATCCGTGCGTGCCCGACCGGCGCCATCGTCGCTCCGTACCGCGTGGATGCGCGCCGGTGCATCTCCTACCTGACGATCGAACTCCGCGGCGCGATCCCCCGGGAACTGCGCCCGCTCGTCGGGGACTGGATCTTCGGGTGCGATCTCTGCCAGGAGGTATGCCCGTGGAACCGGTTCGCGGTGGAGACGAGCGACCCGGCGTTCGCGGCGGGAGACCGGCGTTTCCCGGAGGACATCGCGGGACTGCTGTCGCTGGCCGAAGAGGAGTTCCGTCGCCGATTCTCGGGAAGCCCCATTCGCCGGGCAGGCCGCGACGGGCTTCTTCGGAATGCATGCGTCGCGCTGGGAAACCTGGGGGACGCTTCGACACTGCCCGCGCTGGAGCGGGCGCTTCGGGACCGGGCGGCGCTGGTGCGTGCGCACGCCGCCTGGGCCATCGGACGGATCGGGGGCACGGGGTGCCGGATTCTGGCGGAGGCGAGTGAGAGCGAAGAGGACGCCGAAGTCCGGCGGGAAATCACGTTCGCAATCGGGGAGTGCCGGGGAGAGGCGGTCGCCCCCCCTCCTCCGGCGGAATGA
- a CDS encoding S8 family serine peptidase, translating to MKHSARVLAALWIAALAAGCGVDQGLPTAPDDPARSRISSSTGGSHGGGGGDLGGGSMGITSPQMVVPDSTQFVVKMRPGADPEALVDMFGLEIVYTEACDGGVAVLYNNPAGVDISQLDDYAGVEEAATNREVYLLEGASLVIGFYEGEWDDGTAGDQDALARLELPRVHALATGAGVRVAVLDTGVDADHRFLKANLELLPGGSTMGSLETKNGIDDDGDGYVDEAYGHGTHVSGIALQVAPGITIIPIKVLNDEGMGSFWDLVRAMEITRKLGADIVNLSLSLSEPVEMFDRILSDCVSRGVPVVAAAGNAGWGTAAYPGTSPMTLGAAAVDSVDALAEFSGGGPEIHVAAPGVRILSCYPGQGMASASGTSMATPATVGSVAILVEGLGLAPITAAHRVAGTTDPVFPGSGVLHGRISPLNALTEK from the coding sequence ATGAAGCATTCCGCCAGAGTTCTGGCCGCACTGTGGATCGCCGCGCTTGCGGCGGGCTGCGGGGTGGACCAAGGCCTCCCTACCGCACCCGATGACCCGGCGCGCTCTCGCATTAGCAGCTCGACCGGAGGGTCTCATGGTGGCGGGGGCGGCGACCTTGGGGGCGGTTCCATGGGAATCACCAGTCCCCAGATGGTCGTCCCCGACAGTACGCAGTTTGTCGTCAAGATGCGGCCCGGCGCGGATCCGGAGGCTCTTGTGGACATGTTCGGGCTGGAGATTGTCTACACGGAGGCGTGCGACGGCGGGGTGGCGGTGCTCTACAACAACCCTGCGGGGGTCGACATCTCTCAACTCGATGACTATGCGGGAGTGGAGGAGGCGGCAACGAACCGCGAGGTCTACCTGCTGGAAGGGGCCTCTCTCGTCATCGGGTTCTACGAAGGCGAATGGGATGACGGCACTGCGGGAGACCAAGACGCGCTCGCCCGACTGGAGCTGCCGCGGGTTCACGCGCTCGCGACCGGCGCAGGCGTTCGCGTCGCGGTTCTCGATACAGGCGTCGACGCAGACCACCGGTTTCTCAAGGCGAACCTGGAGCTTCTTCCCGGTGGAAGCACGATGGGGTCTCTGGAAACGAAGAACGGGATCGACGACGACGGAGACGGATATGTGGACGAAGCCTACGGGCACGGGACGCATGTCTCCGGGATCGCGCTTCAGGTGGCGCCTGGGATCACCATCATCCCCATCAAGGTGCTGAACGATGAAGGCATGGGCAGCTTCTGGGACCTCGTTCGCGCCATGGAGATCACGCGGAAGCTGGGGGCCGACATCGTGAACCTGAGCCTCTCGCTTTCGGAGCCGGTCGAGATGTTCGACCGGATCCTGTCGGACTGTGTGTCTCGCGGGGTTCCCGTGGTGGCCGCAGCCGGAAACGCAGGCTGGGGAACGGCCGCATATCCCGGCACCTCGCCGATGACGCTGGGTGCCGCCGCGGTGGACTCGGTGGACGCGCTTGCGGAGTTCTCGGGCGGGGGGCCGGAGATCCATGTGGCCGCGCCCGGCGTCCGTATTCTCAGTTGCTATCCCGGGCAGGGCATGGCGTCCGCCAGCGGCACTTCCATGGCCACTCCCGCAACGGTCGGGTCGGTGGCGATTCTCGTTGAGGGACTGGGGCTTGCGCCGATCACGGCGGCGCACCGGGTGGCGGGAACAACGGACCCCGTCTTCCCGGGATCGGGAGTGTTGCACGGGCGCATCTCGCCGCTGAACGCTCTCACGGAGAAGTAG